The sequence TCCAACAAAGGCCAAACGTGACTACGACTCGGAGCATCTTCATGTAGCCTGTGCGACCTTCACAGCCAGAAACGTAGCGAGCAGAAGTGTCCCAACCCAAATACATTGCTGCTCCCCGCGCCTTCTTTCTTATAGACCCTTCTCGTGTGATGTCACGTTTGGGTGCCGCCCCTTTCTGGAGaacagggcgtcaatgcgagtgaattagaaaacaatcagcgtgacctagaaaataggtcaaacagttgataagtCAGCGACCAATgcgatggtgaacttgtgcgcggccgacggatgctctaacGGCTCAAACAGAGATCAGATCATTCTTTTggcagtgattctaaaccaggcggaagacagtgaggagttgAGTGACAAATGAGCACGGTTAGCTAACGAACCTACGACGCGACTGCTttacacccacaaaaagtacgaggatatggtCAGATCATTtgatatcaggtagtttttctcatttatatacagtgggtcataacattaacctatAATAGGAAATTCCAGGCAGACGTGATGACTGTGCCATAATATATTGAGTGAaacaatcatactttttttttttttttttgttcaagtaattttgaacgaTTTAAACGCTATTATCATAAAACTTTAACTCAGGCTTGATCTCTGCTTAGGAATGTGTTGCAAACATGGAGACTTGTGGTGACGTAGAGACTAgaggagacgtggagacttgaggagacgtggagacttgaggagacgtggagaattgaggagacgtggagacttgaggagacgtggagacttgaggagacgtggagacttgaggagatgtggagacttgaggagacgtggagaattgaggagacgtggagacttgaggagacgtggagaattgaggagacgtggagacttgaggagacatggagacttgaggagactagaggagacgtggagacttgtgGAGACGTGGAGAAttgaggagacgtggagacttgaggagacatggagacttgaggagatgtggagacttgaggagCCGTGGAGAAttgaggagacgtggagacttgaggagacgtggagaattgaggagacgtggagacttgaggagacatggagacttgaggagactagaggagacgtggagacttgtgGAGACGTGGAGAATTGAGGAgatgtggagacttgaggagacgtggagacttgaggagatgtggagacttgaggagacgtggagaattgaggagacgtggagacttgaggagacgtggagacttgaggagatgtggagacttgaggagacgtggagaattgaggagacgtggagacttgaggaaacatggagacttgaggagatgtggagacttgaggagacgtggagacttgaggagacgtggagacttTAGGAGACGTGGAGAATTGAGGAgatgtggagacttgaggagacgtggagaattgaggagacgtggagacttgaggagacgtggagacttgaggagacaTGGAGACTTTAGGAGACGTGGAGAATTGAGGAgatgtggagacttgaggagacgtggagaattgaggagacgtggagacttgaggagacgtggagacttgaggagacaTGGAGACTTGTGGTGACGTGGAGAAttgaggagacgtggagacttaaataaacttgacctgacttgattaaacttgaccagacgtagctTTGACTTAACAGCAACAACGCACCACACCAGGACAAGACAAGGTAAGGTAATGCTCCCGCGACGcgtgaaacaaacaccactcactAAATACAAACGCTAACAATACACAGcttggaaacacagcaggcagagggaaccaattagcaacacacactgggaagggggatgacacacaggtggacctacTCAGACATAAACAAGACAggggaaacacacaagaacaccagaTAAACAACACTCTcaccaaaataaagcaaaacccaagtcaaacaaaactaaaacatgacatactgttcagagtaaaatacTCAGCACGTCTGGTTTCATGTCATTGCGTGAGGGGGTGGGGCGGTGGggggtggccgctcctaatggGGGCTAAACTGTGCTGagtgagttctttgttgtcattcatgccatgtcattcaatgtgtattttacgcacgcaaTACGTcatgatgatcacgtgactgtccaaaatgcccgatacagtacttagcgcaaatatattcataaaaagtgctacaaAATcagaaattgacttttttttttcagggaagaattGAAATTAacaatttcacagaatagctggtgagttttttcataaatcttgtgttcctttaagccACTATATAGTGCGGGGCTATGTAGTGAATGAGGGGTTAGGGGACAAGGGTGGACATTCGGACACATCCGATGTCTCCCTTCACCAATGCAGatgaggattgttatcaggcttctccggAACTTGCTTATGAGCTGATTATTGGAAACACCTGCGTTGgaatagggagacatggaaaacgggcTGCATCGTGttccccgaggaccagggttgagaaacagtGGCTTAGATGAAAGGAGGGAAAGGATGACGATAAGTAGGCTTCGGGATTGATGTGTTACTTATTCAGGATACAAAACATATGTAAGTATATTCTGCtacagatacagaaaaaaacccaatcagatttcagataCATTTATGGGGATTATTTCACAGGACTACCATTTCCGTCAGCGCAACAATCGGATAAATTGTTGTGTACCCCATTGGGCCACCTGACTCCACTCCCTTTCAATTTGATCAAACAGGTCTCCTGTCAAGGGAAGGCGGAAGAACTGGCTGTGACATAGGTcatcaacctttttgaaactgagagctacttcttgaGAATCGGTAATGATTAATGCGAAGGGCCACCAGTTTGATAAGCATTTCGGAAATAGGGCACTTGCTAAAGTGACCTTTAATAATGTtacttattatgttattataacGATTTAATAACGACGAGCgggtgaagcttcatgaagtgtTAAGGCTTTCCTGCAAATGGTACCAAAAGAGATTCAGAGCTTTGGTGCTGCAGTGAAAGCAACATTTGGGACATGGAATATATATGAGTGAGTCAAGGCATCCGATGTCACTAAGAGTGAAACATTCACTCTTATCTTTGAGCAATAAAAGTAGAAATAATAAAGATGACATTGATCAATATTAGGGTCATTCTCCCGTCACGTGTGTGATAGGGAGTCACGTCACGGGAGTGCCAAAATAGGAAATACAAgcaatcaataaaagagaacaatCACAAATGCAGATGTATAAagacattcaataaaagagaatatTTACTAATTCAGACATACAATGGTATTCAATAAAAGCACATTTATAAATACAGACATACAAAGGaattcaataaaacaaaacatttattttttattaattttggcactccagTGACTCTATAGAGTcataggagtgccaaaattaattgaaaatacAAAGACAATCAATATAAGGTAGTCATATGaaggcattcaataaaagagaCCATTTACAAATGCAGATACAGTATAGGCTTTCGATAAAGGAGAACATTTACAGACGCAGTCATATAAAgacaatcaataaaagagaatatTAACAAATGCTTTCCCCATTTGGCTTTTGCTTATTCAGATTCAGATTCAGTTTATTGTCATTACAACAACGTTTTGTTATTTCTCGGAAAGACAAATGCCCCGCCCATAGCAATGGCCTtggatttgcatttgtttttatgaaTGCGTGTCTGAAGTCGTTTTCGGAAAAGCAAAAAGCCCCGCCCCTAATCTGTCCAGCCTGACTAGTTGATACCCGTCACACCCGATACCCGTTTTgaaagagtgacgtcacattgtagtccgccggtgaagtctgtgtccttttttttcttccgacttcgcaaatggaatttccgagttcaagggggcgtccCCGTACACACTTCCAGGTTTGTAGCCCTGAACCATGTTGTCATACCATAAGAACTCCCTACTGTCCCCCCTCATACATTTCTAACAGctgaataaatgaaaaacattttttttatggaatttcctaatttttttaattttcggcCTTAGGCACTGTCttctttttaactcaaattatacaaaaaataaatatgttggtTTGAAAATAagtaatataacaataataaacaaagaATAAACATGCCTCTGTAAGTAGCTTAACTACCACACAAAAAAGATATGTGTATCAGTTACCTCTGAACaggtatgtaaaataaatatcagGAACAAACCACTGAACAAGAATAATATTAAGACCCACTATGGTAGTTTTCCCTGAGCTTTAATGAGAAACTTGAGTTGAGCTTTGACGCGGCTGTTCTAATTTTGGTGCGTCTGTATCAGAGGTtattaatctaaaaaaataaattataaaacatTTCCACGCACATCCTGCAACGTGCTCACTGCTAATCTACTAGCTGCTGTTGCattgaattagttttcaaaGAATTTAGATGTCCTACTGTGTGAATGGTCAATTGAACGCATCTCAAGTCCACTGCCGAACCTGCCctacttgtttttcttttgaatttcaATGCCACGACATTTCAATGATTGAAATAAAGTCTTTTTCAATCTTATTTATAAAACTGAAAATCCCATAAAACAAAATTGTGTTCATGTTTTTCAATGAAAACATAGTAATGTGGCACCGCTTTCATTGGATGCATGCGCGCTTCCGGGATGGGACGGTTGGAATCAACTTCGGCGTAGTGCTTTTGGGCAGCATGAAACCGAGCGTTTTTTACATGCTACTGCACCGTTATAAACAACACGGTATGGTGGGGTGGTGATCGGGTtctttgctgtattcaaactGGCTAGAAGCATTGGATCGACAGACATCCGCCTCATGTGGTGCTCCGAGTCACCATTAGGTATGTGCTATTTAGCAGCTGGTCGGCTATCTTCACTGATATCAAGCTTGACAACGCCAGCCAGGCGCCTGGTTGCTGTCGCCACGCCTTCCAGCAAGAAAATCCACCTTAGTTTCTGGCCCCACACCCGTTAGCCAGTTTAGCGCTAGTGGCTCTCAAAAATCCACGGCTACCAACTGGAGCGAATGGCTAGGCTAGTGAgtgagctagctgttagcattctCGGGGCATTGACTCGAACGCAAATGGACTCGTTTGCTTGTGAGTGAAGACGCTTCAACTTCCATCCGAGCAGACGTCATCGCTTCATGACCATGTTAGGGGCATCTTCTAGCTTGACATAGCTGTCAACAGCCACCCAGAGGGATTCCTTGGCCGCAGGCTGATGCAGCGATGCGGCACCACTGGCTCTTCCTCGGAGCTTGCGGCTGGGTGCTGCTCATCCTCGTGTTTGTCACCAAGTTCATTAGCCGCAAAGCTGTCGATGGTGGGTTCTTATCTCTGTGACGGgctaaagtgttttgttttgttttgtcttgttttgtcttGTCTTAAACGCGCCCTCATTATGTTCCAGAATATGAGGAGCGGTTTGGTGGTCAGAGCTCAACTACGTCGGAACTCAGGGCTGTGAAGCTTCCGCTGTCCACTGTAGGAAAAACGGTTTCACAGCAACCAGATCAGGTAACTAAGAAAACAAggaaaataataacaatgactTGTGACTTATTGTGTGACTTCTTGAAGTGGAGGGCTCAGTCCTCAGCCACCCCTGCTATGACTGAGTGGGACTTTGTTGTTGAGAAGCGACTACAACTGCTCTCAGCCGTATGTAAGAACAACAGCCTGATGAATTTGACTCACATCCCCATCAGCAAGTTTGTCCTGGACCGCATATTCGTCTGCGACAAGCACAACATCTTGTTCTGCCAGACCCCCAAAGTGGGAAACACGCAGTGGAAGAAGGTCCTGATCACGCTCAATGGTGTGTTGGGcacgtttttgatttcacagtgCGCCGTCAACTCGTCTGCTGACTTTTCGTGTTATTGTCGTCATTTGCCAGGAGCCTTTTCAGGCGTGGAGGAGATCCCGGAAAACCTCGTCCACGACCATGAGAAGAACGGCCTGCCTCGCCTCTCATCGATGACGCCGCAGGAAATTACACACAGGTGAGTCACAATCATTAGGCTTTGCACACGTTTTAACTATGATGAACTGCAGAAACACAACATACACGTACAACTGTGAGATCCCGAGATGGCGTGAATGCTCTCCCTGCCGCACTACTCAACTCTGGTAAGTCCACTATCAGGGTTCCCGTTCGTGGAACTTAATTTCTTTAGGTTAGCTATCTGTGAATGTGATGTGGTcctagtctaagtctaagtcaaaacagataaaccagataataaagaaatctgccCATAATAATAGagatgccacgttggtccatctgttatggttgtggctcaagttgcGCCCAAGTCCTCGGCCCCTCCCCTCTCTTATGGGAGTGTCGCATATTTGTGTCATCATAATGCGCACAACCTCGTGTTGGCAGAAGTTGCACTATTGCGGCATAGCAGTCGCCAGTATGGGCTTTCTGTGCAGtgtctccccaaaatgttacactcgcagtttttttgttgcatttttttaaaacatgacaacTCCAAATGAGATACTGGTCGTCTttgaataaaattcagcttcagtgtttcaatgtatttttagGTTAgccttatagtaggactcaaaagtatatttgtattcaagttaattttgcaaacaattatcagcTTACTTATCGTTTATCGAAATTGGCATGCTCTAaaatattggtttatcggtcagtgatgtcatcctcagtcgacagcaagtggcaaaatggccgccccctgagatggataaaaacgactggatttttcattcataactcatattccacgaacgcaatattaaccagaataccatatatAGACTAGTGTGGTTGTATAGAGCAtattattgtccaaaaaaaaattgtcaggttTACTTTCTATTTAAGAATATGTAATACTCAATAAtagataagggcaatatcgtgatattaaaactgccacaatatcgtcgtcatcatgttatttaaaagtaacacatctgttaaaaaaaaaaagtcatgttaatttccatttgtgcagttctaccaccctctagtggctagtttattagtgcaatttaattttcattcgggatgttttggccttctatgtttaaaatctatgctaattgtcagatgaaggggaacctaatttgcttgtgaagcgttcaatgtgtgcttgcattagcaagtaagtgcctcaatattgttattagagattgtaggtggtttatatgcattgctgttatgtacaaaatcacaatattgtgattttcctttttttagtatgagctctttttttttttttttacaatattgtgatctgttttaaatatcaccaacgcccccacaatatcgtgataattagcgtatcgtgaacttcatatcgtgataatatcgtattgtgatgtttggatatcgttacatccccactCGGTAACGTGTTGTGTTTCGCTCAACAGGTTAAAAACTTACTTCAAGTTTTTCATCGTGAGAGATCCATTCGAGCGTCTGATTTCTGCCTTCAGTGACAAGTTCATAAAGAACCCCCGCTTCGAGCCTTGGTATCGGCACAACATCGCTCCCGTCATCATCCGCAAATACCGCCGAAGCCATCGTGACAGTGACCTGGCGGCGGCCGGCCTGCACTTTGAGGACTTCGTCCGCTACCTGGGGGACGTGGAGGGCCGCCGCCGCCTGGACCGTCAGTTTGGCGAGCACATCATTCACTGGACGACGTACGCCGAGTTGTGCGCGCCGTGCGACATCCGCTACGATGTGATCGGCCACCACGAGACACTGGAGCGGGACGCCGCCCACATCTTGAAGCGAGCGGCCATCGAGCGACTGGTGTCGTACCCGTCCATCCCGCCCGGCATCACGCGCTACAATAAGACCAAGATTGAGCGCTACTTCTCAGGCGTCAGCAAACGGGACATCAGGCGGCTGTACGTGCGATACCAAGGGGACTTTCGCTTATTTGGGTACCCAACGCCCGACTTTCTACTCAACTGACACAAATTCATCTGATGGCGTGTAACTCGGCTGACGTGGATTGAATCTAACAAGTGAAATGTCGCGTCATTTGATCGTGACGGTCGCTCAAATGCAATTGATTATGTAGCACTGACGAGCTAGTTTCTGTACACTGTATGGATCGTTAAGGTCTGAGaacttttctacattttttgtacacttGAGAGGATGTGGTTTAAAGGTAATAAAGGTCCTGATAATAACTGAAGTCCCGCTCCATGGTGGAGTCACTGTTCAAGATGGCAAAATCACACTTACGCCATTCTTTTAGCTGCTCGTCACAAGGACCTGCTCAAATGTTTCAGAATGATTTACATGTGCAACCTGCAGTGTAAAAATGAAGGACGGAAACAGTCCTGAACACAGGTGGCGGTCCGCTCTACTGGGTGCTTTCGTATTGCTCTGTGCTAGAACAATAAAAACATGCACAACCAGTTTGTATAAGCGTTCGTCCTTATTTGGATCATGGATGAGCCGGTGCATATCCCAGCTCATTCGGCTGAGAGGAACATCCTGGGACTTGTGCCAACCGAATGGCAAGAGGTCCGAGCcaaattcaaacccagaacttcAGACCGGTAAAGCGCTAACCACTAGCTGCCTGTAACGACAACTTTAGCGAACAATTTCTACTGCACAGGTTCCCGTTTAGCTGCAGGTTTTATGCTAATGGGAAGTGCTGCCGATATTTTCAAGAACACCGTCATCCATCTTGAGTCATCCTGTGGAACGAGTTTTCCCTGCTCTCATTGTCGACCTGTGGCCTTGCTTTCGCTTATTTCTGAATgcgaggagagaaaaaaactcgAAGACAATAGAAGGTAAGATGCTATCGTTTGTTTATTGTACGTTGTCCAGTTTGGCCTCATTTTGCAGAttaacagattaaaaaaaaaaaaaaaaatcaggcacaAACTGTTTTGATTGTACTGTGTGTAGTGTGGTGTGTGTCTTCCCTCTCATGTTTTGTATCTTGTGTTTCCTGTTGTTGCTATTTCTTCTTTTGTCAAGTTCCATTACCTTTGATCATGCCAGATTTCTAACGTGGAGGATAAGGGTCTATATCAGCGGTGGAAGAGATTGATAATCTCTTGGGGGGGATCTTCATGTGTATACCAAGCCTAAAGCTCTGTACACACATCCCAACAATCCTGCCAGAGTTTAGTATTTTCCTTCCCTTGCTGTTGAAGTCAGCAAAGGCCTGACTGAGATCTTATCGATATCGATAGTTTAAGGCTTATCCGGGACTCTCTAACCTGCTGTGAAAACAGTCGAACCAACAAAGGTTGTAGCTGCAGCTAGTCCACAAGAACATAACAGACTTACTTACACTTttacatttatccatccatccatccattttcttgaccgcttattcctcacaagggtcgcgggggctgctggcgcctatctcagctggctctgggcagtaggcgggggacaccctggactggttgccaaccaatcgcagacttttacatttaaacatgtatAAGTAAGCGCAAGATCAATGAATATAATATATTGTGCAAACAATGCAACAGTGTGCACTCATGACAATTCACgttgacgacgatgatgaagctggtgtcatttttttttttttttctaaaaatgtctttgttaaaaaaaaaaaaaaaaaagttaatgtatGAAACGGACAACTGCACATGAACAGTCTCAGATCTTCTACatcagtgtcttttttttcttttttttggcgaACATGTTTGGACATGTTAAAttcacctgttttgcatatatatatatatatattaggggtgtgaattgcctagtacctgacgattcgattcgtatcacgattcacaggtcacgattcgattcgataccgattaatcccgatacgaatttataagtcgattgttgcgattttttttccattcaaatttagaaaatactaatcagtacgcttgtagagcgtaagatttatatgaaaatgtattatttatctgaaatttcagtcttatagaggttgtaatctgtttcatgtttgaacagcattaaaataaaatattaaggcttaatgttccgttcatataacattcttccatgctcaaggtgtgaatcctaacccgaagtcagacgttttgttgaatatttttccattaaaaatggaagtttaaaaatcgattcacacacacacacaaaaaaaaaaaaaaaaaaaaaaaaaaaaaaaggcaatgatgataagacgttgaatcggtaagactaccgaatgaacaattctgagctctttaaaaaaaataataaaaataaatttaaaaaaatcattttttttaattgaatcgattcgagaatcgtgcgatgtagtatcgcgatatatcgccgaatcgatttttttaaacacccctaatatatatatatatatatatatatatatatatatatatatatggttcccagaatgcattgcgtggcgcagttaatgacgttaaggatgctaatccttgtcatatctatttgttaccagtaatttaatttgtatcgtatttaacatgtttgtcggtctatgattaataataataataatgataataataataataattaaacaaaccgtaactttaagttgtgtgtaaaataatgacatccaggacgattctcccgtacaagttgcattactTCTCTGatgactgcttgtgaagttacaacttttatatattttgattgtggccgactaATTAATTAGTccgccataaaaaaaatgtaatttttttgttaactttacaaaatcatctcgcgggccggattaaacccctttgcgggcctgattagACAAGATCCATTTTATGTAGTTCAGAacaataaagcttttttttttttctgacgtaAAAATAGCCTCTGGAaatgtgtacagtatgttttattttgcaGTTTAAATGACTTTGCCATacaccactaaaaaaagcgtattgctagctagctacggCGTCTGCTAGCTAAAGGCTAAACTGTGCTGTATTTCCAGATTAGCTAGTTTAGTAGCTAGTTTATCCAATATTACTGTATGCTCGATGTGGGAACTTGGTAAGCCTCAGTACTGGATACTGATATAAAACAGTTATAAAACAGTCACAACACAAATATGTGTCATTTTTACTAGCTGTGTGAAACCACACAAAATGGCTGTGTGACCTACTTTTAGGTTCCGAACTAATTCACTGCTTCAGAGTATTGTGCGTATTAGTGTTTTTcgtcattaaaataataataaaaatgatgacAGGCGCTtcatattaacattttttttttttaaggcaacatTTAATCTCGAGCAGAAAATTCAAGGATGCGGTTCGGCTGGCGCATCTTCTTCGCTTGTGGCTGGCTGCTGCTCCTGCTCACAGTGATTGATTGGCTCCTTAGAGATACAACGGGtgagttttatttgaaaaatcaTCCCGATTCACTTGTGCCAACTGTCTGCTCTCTTTCTTTGTTTTCCTCAGATATTGACTTCATCATCGCAGAAAATTCATTTAACCAGGTTGGTTTGAGCTACACTACAGTGGATCTAGAAAGTGAGCAAACCACTATTAAAGCACAATACTGTTTACTAGGGTAAGTCATTAAAAATC is a genomic window of Festucalex cinctus isolate MCC-2025b chromosome 2, RoL_Fcin_1.0, whole genome shotgun sequence containing:
- the LOC144013436 gene encoding carbohydrate sulfotransferase 10-like isoform X1, whose translation is MRHHWLFLGACGWVLLILVFVTKFISRKAVDEYEERFGGQSSTTSELRAVKLPLSTVGKTVSQQPDQWRAQSSATPAMTEWDFVVEKRLQLLSAVCKNNSLMNLTHIPISKFVLDRIFVCDKHNILFCQTPKVGNTQWKKVLITLNGAFSGVEEIPENLVHDHEKNGLPRLSSMTPQEITHRNTTYTYNCEIPRWRECSPCRTTQLWLKTYFKFFIVRDPFERLISAFSDKFIKNPRFEPWYRHNIAPVIIRKYRRSHRDSDLAAAGLHFEDFVRYLGDVEGRRRLDRQFGEHIIHWTTYAELCAPCDIRYDVIGHHETLERDAAHILKRAAIERLVSYPSIPPGITRYNKTKIERYFSGVSKRDIRRLYVRYQGDFRLFGYPTPDFLLN
- the LOC144013436 gene encoding carbohydrate sulfotransferase 10-like isoform X3, with product MRHHWLFLGACGWVLLILVFVTKFISRKAVDEYEERFGGQSSTTSELRAVKLPLSTVGKTVSQQPDQWRAQSSATPAMTEWDFVVEKRLQLLSAVCKNNSLMNLTHIPISKFVLDRIFVCDKHNILFCQTPKVGNTQWKKVLITLNGAFSGVEEIPENLVHDHEKNGLPRLSSMTPQEITHRLKTYFKFFIVRDPFERLISAFSDKFIKNPRFEPWYRHNIAPVIIRKYRRSHRDSDLAAAGLHFEDFVRYLGDVEGRRRLDRQFGEHIIHWTTYAELCAPCDIRYDVIGHHETLERDAAHILKRAAIERLVSYPSIPPGITRYNKTKIERYFSGVSKRDIRRLYVRYQGDFRLFGYPTPDFLLN
- the LOC144013436 gene encoding carbohydrate sulfotransferase 10-like isoform X2, which codes for MRHHWLFLGACGWVLLILVFVTKFISRKAVDEYEERFGGQSSTTSELRAVKLPLSTVGKTVSQQPDQSSATPAMTEWDFVVEKRLQLLSAVCKNNSLMNLTHIPISKFVLDRIFVCDKHNILFCQTPKVGNTQWKKVLITLNGAFSGVEEIPENLVHDHEKNGLPRLSSMTPQEITHRNTTYTYNCEIPRWRECSPCRTTQLWLKTYFKFFIVRDPFERLISAFSDKFIKNPRFEPWYRHNIAPVIIRKYRRSHRDSDLAAAGLHFEDFVRYLGDVEGRRRLDRQFGEHIIHWTTYAELCAPCDIRYDVIGHHETLERDAAHILKRAAIERLVSYPSIPPGITRYNKTKIERYFSGVSKRDIRRLYVRYQGDFRLFGYPTPDFLLN
- the LOC144013436 gene encoding carbohydrate sulfotransferase 10-like isoform X4; translation: MRHHWLFLGACGWVLLILVFVTKFISRKAVDEYEERFGGQSSTTSELRAVKLPLSTVGKTVSQQPDQWRAQSSATPAMTEWDFVVEKRLQLLSAVCKNNSLMNLTHIPISKFVLDRIFVCDKHNILFCQTPKVGNTQWKKVLITLNGAFSGVEEIPENLVHDHEKNGLPRLSSMTPQEITHSDKFIKNPRFEPWYRHNIAPVIIRKYRRSHRDSDLAAAGLHFEDFVRYLGDVEGRRRLDRQFGEHIIHWTTYAELCAPCDIRYDVIGHHETLERDAAHILKRAAIERLVSYPSIPPGITRYNKTKIERYFSGVSKRDIRRLYVRYQGDFRLFGYPTPDFLLN